One segment of Rhodospirillaceae bacterium DNA contains the following:
- the pdxA gene encoding 4-hydroxythreonine-4-phosphate dehydrogenase PdxA produces MSNAASPVSGSGLPRPLALTMGEPAGIGGDITLKVWLANQSIPFFVIDDLERLKRLADKLELDVPLVEIRDPAETSDIFSKALPILHRPLKADPVPGHPDPENTGAVIESIKLAVEIVNAGQGSGVVTNPIHKKSLYDAGFKYPGHTEFLAGLAAIDTPPVMMLASPEIRVVPVSVHVSMAQAIASLNAEDIITLSTITARALEKDFAISAPRLAIAGLNPHAGEGGEMGLEESQIIAPAIAKLQELGIDASGPWPPDTLFHAAARKTYDAAICMYHDQALIPIKTIDFDGAVNVTLGLPFVRTSPDHGTAFDIAGTGKASETSLLAALQMASDIAARRTQ; encoded by the coding sequence ATGAGCAACGCCGCGTCGCCGGTTAGCGGCAGCGGCCTACCCCGCCCCCTGGCCTTGACCATGGGAGAACCTGCCGGCATTGGCGGTGATATTACCCTTAAGGTTTGGTTGGCAAATCAAAGCATTCCATTTTTCGTCATTGATGATCTGGAACGTCTTAAGCGACTGGCAGATAAACTTGAACTTGATGTTCCCCTGGTCGAAATCCGTGATCCGGCCGAAACGTCTGATATCTTTTCCAAAGCCCTGCCGATCCTGCACCGCCCTTTGAAAGCCGATCCCGTTCCGGGACATCCTGATCCTGAAAATACCGGAGCTGTCATTGAGTCAATCAAATTGGCCGTCGAAATAGTAAATGCCGGTCAGGGATCGGGCGTCGTTACCAATCCCATTCACAAGAAATCGCTTTATGACGCTGGATTCAAATATCCCGGACATACAGAATTTCTGGCTGGGTTGGCCGCTATCGACACGCCACCAGTGATGATGTTGGCCTCGCCCGAAATAAGAGTCGTGCCGGTCAGCGTTCACGTCAGCATGGCTCAGGCCATTGCCAGCCTGAATGCTGAAGATATCATCACCTTGAGCACAATCACCGCCAGGGCACTGGAAAAGGATTTCGCCATTTCTGCGCCCAGATTGGCCATCGCCGGGCTTAACCCTCACGCCGGGGAAGGTGGCGAAATGGGACTGGAAGAAAGCCAAATAATCGCCCCGGCCATTGCAAAATTACAGGAACTGGGGATTGATGCCAGTGGCCCCTGGCCACCTGATACCCTGTTCCATGCGGCAGCCCGCAAAACCTACGACGCCGCCATTTGCATGTATCACGATCAAGCCCTGATCCCCATCAAGACCATCGATTTCGATGGCGCCGTCAACGTCACACTGGGTTTGCCCTTTGTCCGCACCTCACCCGATCACGGTACTGCCTTCGACATCGCCGGAACCGGCAAGGCCAGTGAGACAAGCCTGCTTGCAGCTTTGCAGATGGCTTCCGATATAGCTGCCCGGCGAACCCAATGA
- the rsmA gene encoding 16S rRNA (adenine(1518)-N(6)/adenine(1519)-N(6))-dimethyltransferase RsmA: MTAELPPLRDIISRFGLDARKRFGQHFLLDLNLTARIARSAGDLSNCTVIEVGPGPGGLTRALLEAGARQVIAIERDPRCVEAMEDLSQYFEGRLMVIDADAMELDISSLAKGPKKIVANLPYNVATPLLIGWLHQIACYESLTLMFQKEVADRLTANPGNKTYGRLSVLTQWLCHTTHDFNIARTAFTPPPKVESTVVTLTPRPAPLAECNWQALEQVTAAAFGQRRKMLRASLKSLNADLGKIGIDPTARAETLSPEQFCAIARLIE, encoded by the coding sequence ATGACAGCCGAACTTCCGCCGCTGCGGGACATCATCAGTCGTTTTGGCCTGGATGCCCGCAAGAGATTCGGCCAGCACTTCCTCCTCGACCTGAACCTGACCGCCCGCATTGCCCGCAGTGCCGGTGATTTGTCAAACTGCACAGTGATAGAAGTTGGCCCCGGGCCTGGCGGACTGACCCGGGCGCTTCTGGAAGCCGGAGCAAGGCAGGTCATCGCCATCGAACGTGATCCACGTTGCGTAGAAGCAATGGAAGACCTGAGCCAGTATTTTGAAGGCAGGCTTATGGTTATCGACGCCGATGCGATGGAACTTGATATCAGCAGCCTAGCCAAGGGACCTAAAAAGATCGTCGCCAATCTGCCGTATAATGTGGCAACACCGCTTTTGATTGGCTGGCTGCACCAGATCGCGTGCTATGAAAGCCTGACCTTGATGTTTCAGAAGGAAGTCGCCGACAGACTGACCGCCAATCCCGGCAACAAAACTTATGGTCGCCTGTCAGTGCTGACACAATGGCTGTGCCACACCACCCACGATTTTAATATCGCCCGAACGGCTTTTACCCCGCCGCCCAAAGTTGAAAGCACCGTGGTCACCTTGACACCCCGTCCGGCCCCCCTGGCCGAATGCAATTGGCAGGCATTGGAACAAGTCACCGCAGCCGCCTTCGGTCAGCGCCGAAAGATGCTGCGCGCCAGCCTGAAATCCTTGAATGCTGATCTGGGAAAAATAGGCATCGACCCGACTGCCAGGGCCGAAACCCTAAGCCCTGAACAGTTTTGCGCGATTGCCCGTTTAATCGAATAA
- the gmk gene encoding guanylate kinase, translating to MNTDPTLNRRGLMIVLSSPSGAGKSTISRALMERDDNLTMSVSATTRAPRPGEVDGKDYYFVDKATFDAMVGEGNMLEHAQVFDNFYGTPKDPVEAALKEGRDVMFDVDWQGTQQLAENASKDLVRVFILPPSMEELERRLYTRAQDSEEVVKKRMAEAAAEMSHYPEYDYIVVNTDIDDSVSRVVSILNAERQRTARLIGLHDFVSDISGE from the coding sequence ATGAACACTGATCCCACCCTTAACCGTCGCGGCCTGATGATCGTTTTGTCATCACCATCCGGTGCCGGTAAATCGACGATTTCCCGCGCATTGATGGAACGCGACGACAACCTGACCATGTCCGTGTCGGCGACGACTCGCGCCCCCCGACCTGGTGAAGTCGATGGTAAGGATTATTACTTTGTCGATAAAGCGACCTTCGACGCCATGGTCGGTGAGGGCAATATGCTCGAACACGCCCAGGTCTTTGATAATTTTTACGGTACTCCAAAAGATCCGGTCGAAGCGGCCCTGAAGGAAGGCCGTGACGTGATGTTTGATGTGGACTGGCAGGGAACCCAGCAGTTGGCGGAAAATGCGTCGAAGGATCTGGTTCGCGTGTTCATCCTGCCCCCGAGCATGGAAGAACTTGAACGGCGTCTCTATACCCGTGCCCAGGATTCTGAGGAGGTGGTCAAAAAACGCATGGCCGAAGCGGCCGCGGAAATGAGCCATTATCCAGAATATGATTACATCGTCGTCAATACGGATATTGACGACAGTGTCAGCAGGGTCGTGTCGATTCTTAACGCCGAACGCCAAAGAACGGCGCGGCTGATCGGCCTGCATGATTTTGTAAGCGATATTAGCGGTGAGTGA
- a CDS encoding YicC family protein, with protein sequence MPIHSMTGYARTEGSDDQCSWVWEARGVNGKGLDVRCRLPGGFDFMESEVRERVKKRLGRGNISLSLSIDWQGQGSPYTINKDILDGYLALLPELAGRVPDTRPASLNGLLALKGVIETRDEGVSEDACEDLQAVLLVSLDQTLDALLVMRADEGARLAGVLGQQIATIEEFCAAASKTAATRPETIRQRLKQQVEALLEDVPTLSAERLEQEAALLMTKADINEELDRLSAHVGAARDLLNENGAIGRKLDFLCQEFNREANTLCSKSGDVELTRIGLDMKAMIEQFREQVQNIE encoded by the coding sequence TTGCCTATACATTCCATGACCGGCTACGCCCGTACCGAAGGCTCTGACGATCAGTGCTCCTGGGTCTGGGAGGCGCGGGGCGTCAATGGCAAGGGGCTGGATGTGCGCTGCCGCCTGCCCGGTGGCTTTGATTTCATGGAGTCCGAGGTTCGTGAGCGGGTCAAAAAACGCCTTGGCCGTGGCAATATCTCGTTGTCCCTGAGCATCGACTGGCAGGGCCAGGGCAGTCCTTACACCATCAACAAGGACATCCTTGACGGGTATCTTGCATTGTTACCTGAACTGGCGGGGCGCGTGCCCGATACCAGGCCGGCCAGTCTCAATGGATTGCTCGCCTTAAAAGGTGTCATCGAAACGCGCGACGAGGGCGTATCCGAAGACGCCTGCGAGGACTTGCAGGCGGTGTTGCTTGTCAGCCTTGATCAAACGCTGGATGCCCTGCTTGTCATGCGCGCCGATGAAGGGGCGCGACTGGCTGGTGTTCTTGGTCAACAGATCGCCACAATCGAAGAATTTTGCGCCGCCGCCTCAAAAACCGCTGCGACCCGCCCCGAAACCATCCGCCAGCGCTTGAAACAACAGGTCGAGGCATTGTTGGAAGACGTTCCCACCTTGTCGGCGGAACGCCTTGAGCAGGAAGCGGCGCTATTGATGACGAAAGCCGATATCAACGAGGAACTGGATCGCTTAAGCGCCCACGTCGGGGCCGCACGGGATCTTTTGAATGAAAATGGTGCGATCGGCCGCAAGCTGGATTTCCTGTGTCAGGAATTCAACCGGGAAGCAAATACCCTGTGCTCAAAATCCGGTGATGTGGAACTGACCCGTATTGGCCTGGATATGAAGGCGATGATTGAACAGTTCCGCGAGCAAGTGCAGAATATCGAGTAG
- a CDS encoding SDR family NAD(P)-dependent oxidoreductase, with protein MKNPRCILITGASSGIGEALAHYFAMPGVFLALSGRDQARLDKVAQVCRDKGAEVSAELVDVCDRDAMADWIKRTDQVQPLDLVIANAGISGDSGSNSIDLNENLTRDIFAVNFAGVLNTIFPALTPMRKRQRGQLALVSSMAGFRGLPSAPAYSTSKVMVKAYGEALHGVLAKEGIGVSVICPGFVESRITAKNKFPMPLLMKAPKAARIIAGGLAKNRLLIAFPWPFVAFMWSLNLLPPCWANKLLSRLPKKG; from the coding sequence ATGAAAAACCCCCGCTGCATTTTGATTACCGGCGCTTCGAGCGGTATTGGCGAGGCATTGGCCCATTATTTTGCCATGCCTGGCGTCTTTTTGGCCTTAAGTGGGCGTGATCAGGCCCGCCTTGATAAGGTCGCGCAGGTTTGTCGGGATAAAGGGGCCGAGGTCAGCGCCGAGCTTGTCGATGTTTGTGACCGGGACGCCATGGCGGACTGGATAAAGCGCACCGATCAAGTGCAGCCCCTTGATCTGGTTATCGCCAACGCCGGTATCTCGGGCGACAGCGGCAGCAACAGCATTGACTTGAATGAAAACCTCACCCGCGACATCTTCGCTGTCAACTTTGCCGGCGTTTTGAACACCATCTTCCCGGCCCTGACACCGATGCGAAAACGACAGCGCGGACAGCTGGCGCTGGTCAGTTCCATGGCCGGGTTTCGGGGTTTGCCCAGCGCCCCCGCTTACTCGACCTCAAAAGTCATGGTCAAAGCTTACGGGGAGGCCCTGCACGGCGTACTCGCAAAAGAGGGCATCGGGGTCAGTGTCATCTGTCCGGGCTTTGTGGAAAGCCGGATCACGGCGAAGAATAAATTTCCCATGCCGCTGCTGATGAAAGCCCCTAAAGCGGCCCGCATTATTGCGGGAGGCCTGGCTAAAAACCGCCTGCTGATTGCCTTCCCGTGGCCTTTTGTCGCCTTCATGTGGAGCCTCAACCTGCTGCCCCCCTGCTGGGCAAACAAACTGCTCAGCCGCTTGCCTAAGAAGGGCTGA
- a CDS encoding TauD/TfdA family dioxygenase: protein MAADPESWTIVLSKDHIAELESASAEETNIDAISAETFPLPTLRPVLMALRQELVRGRGFALVRGLDIGRYAEDQIAAMFYGLGSHIGHARSQNAVGDVLGHVRDVGMQGADTNVRIYQTSERQTFHTDSSDVVGLICLAQAKSGGSSMLVSGESIYNEFLKRRPDLLPLLFDPIATDRRGEVPEGMKPYFEIPVFTWHQQHLNVMYQRQYIQSAQRFSDAMPLSPDHIEALDLFDELANDSELALSMKLEPGDMQFVHNHSMLHDRMGFEDWPEPERSRHLLRLWLSIPDDRPLPDCFAERFGSTTIGDRGGIVVGRDQTH from the coding sequence CTGGCCGCTGATCCAGAATCCTGGACCATTGTCCTGTCAAAAGATCACATCGCCGAACTTGAAAGCGCCAGTGCTGAGGAAACCAACATTGACGCCATATCAGCTGAGACCTTTCCACTTCCAACCTTGAGGCCTGTGCTAATGGCATTGCGTCAAGAACTGGTCCGGGGTCGTGGTTTCGCCCTGGTCCGCGGACTTGATATCGGGCGCTACGCCGAAGATCAGATCGCCGCCATGTTTTATGGCCTTGGCAGCCATATTGGTCACGCCCGTTCACAAAACGCGGTCGGTGATGTTCTGGGGCATGTACGGGATGTCGGTATGCAAGGAGCGGACACCAATGTGCGTATCTACCAGACCAGCGAGCGGCAAACTTTTCACACCGACAGTAGCGACGTTGTCGGGCTTATCTGCCTGGCACAGGCAAAATCAGGTGGGTCATCGATGCTCGTCAGTGGCGAGAGTATTTACAATGAATTCCTGAAAAGACGGCCTGATTTACTGCCCCTGCTGTTCGATCCCATCGCCACGGACCGGCGCGGTGAAGTGCCAGAAGGGATGAAGCCGTATTTTGAAATTCCGGTTTTCACCTGGCACCAGCAACACCTGAACGTCATGTATCAGCGCCAGTATATTCAGTCGGCCCAACGTTTTTCAGATGCCATGCCGTTAAGTCCGGATCATATAGAGGCCCTGGACTTGTTCGACGAGCTTGCCAATGATTCCGAACTGGCCCTGTCCATGAAACTTGAACCCGGCGACATGCAGTTTGTCCACAATCATTCCATGTTGCATGACCGCATGGGGTTTGAGGATTGGCCAGAGCCTGAACGCAGCCGTCATCTGTTGCGGCTATGGCTGAGTATACCGGACGACCGTCCCCTGCCCGACTGCTTCGCCGAACGCTTTGGCAGCACCACGATTGGTGATCGGGGTGGCATTGTGGTGGGAAGGGATCAAACGCATTAA
- the mltG gene encoding endolytic transglycosylase MltG has translation MSRFILPTITFFVLLALVAGGFFAWGYLQYTKPGPTIAETTVYIPPGSSVEAIANTLTQAGVIEDPLIFRLGVRLTRVDKALKAGEFAFPYGASAKVAAEVLISGKTVVHRLTIAEGLTSIEVFELLVAAGGLEKTFDVPLEGSILPETYYYSYGDNRADLVERMVKAMDKSLNELWDERADALPLRSPAEALVLASIVEKETGVKDERGRVAGVFINRLRMGMRLQSDPTVAYGLSEGDGPLGRSLTRADLKVNNPYNTYLIKGLPPGPICNPGLAAIKAVLNPTATDDLYFVADGNGGHVFAKTLKEHNRNAAKWRKIRDGG, from the coding sequence ATGAGTCGCTTTATTTTACCCACCATCACTTTTTTTGTTCTTCTGGCCCTGGTTGCTGGCGGTTTTTTTGCGTGGGGATACCTGCAATACACCAAGCCCGGGCCGACAATTGCCGAGACGACGGTTTATATCCCGCCAGGTTCCAGCGTTGAAGCCATTGCCAACACGCTGACCCAGGCAGGGGTTATCGAAGACCCGTTGATCTTTCGTCTGGGGGTTCGCCTGACCCGCGTCGACAAGGCGCTGAAGGCCGGGGAATTTGCTTTCCCTTACGGGGCCAGCGCCAAGGTTGCAGCGGAAGTTCTGATCAGTGGCAAGACCGTGGTTCACCGCCTGACCATTGCCGAAGGATTGACCTCCATTGAGGTGTTCGAGCTACTGGTCGCTGCTGGTGGTTTGGAGAAGACATTTGATGTGCCGCTGGAAGGATCGATTTTGCCAGAAACCTATTATTATTCATACGGGGATAATCGGGCCGATCTGGTTGAACGTATGGTCAAGGCGATGGATAAAAGTCTGAATGAGTTATGGGACGAGCGGGCCGACGCATTGCCACTGAGGAGTCCGGCCGAGGCCCTGGTTCTGGCTTCCATTGTCGAGAAGGAAACCGGCGTCAAAGACGAACGCGGACGGGTTGCCGGTGTTTTCATCAATCGACTTCGCATGGGAATGCGCCTGCAATCGGACCCGACAGTTGCTTACGGCCTAAGCGAAGGCGACGGGCCGCTTGGCCGTTCCCTGACCCGCGCTGATCTTAAGGTTAATAATCCCTACAATACTTATCTGATCAAAGGATTGCCGCCGGGGCCCATTTGCAACCCGGGGCTGGCCGCCATCAAAGCGGTACTAAACCCGACAGCAACGGATGATCTTTACTTTGTCGCCGATGGCAACGGCGGTCACGTCTTCGCCAAAACCCTGAAAGAGCACAATCGCAACGCCGCCAAGTGGCGCAAGATAAGAGACGGCGGTTAG
- the fabF gene encoding beta-ketoacyl-ACP synthase II — protein MRRVVVTGMGMISPLANGVEHSWNRLINAQSGIATITSFDVSDLPAKIAGQIEEGEGEGQFNVDDYFTPKERRRVDDFIVYGMAAAIEAVEDSGWAPEGEEDQFRTGVLIGSGIGGLPEISRGSLTVDCESGGGVRRLSPFFIPASLINLISGHVSIKYGFKGPNHAVVTACSTGAHAIGDAARLIMWEDADVMIAGGAEAACCRVGMAGFSQSKALSTLFNETPEQASRPWDKDRDGFVMGEGAGVVVLEELEHAKARGAKIYAEVVGYGLTGDAHHITAPTPDGNGAFRCMTAAMKRSGLNPEDIDYVNAHGTSTMADVIELAAVKRAFGNAVNDISLSSTKSAIGHLLGAAGAVESIFSILAIKNGVVPPTLNLDNPDEGCDIDLVPHQAKERTVRAALTNSFGFGGTNASLVFKSLD, from the coding sequence ATGAGACGTGTAGTCGTTACCGGTATGGGTATGATCTCACCGCTTGCAAACGGTGTTGAGCATTCGTGGAATCGCCTGATCAATGCCCAGTCCGGCATTGCCACTATTACCTCGTTTGATGTTTCCGACCTGCCGGCCAAGATCGCCGGACAGATCGAAGAAGGCGAGGGCGAAGGCCAGTTCAACGTTGATGATTATTTCACCCCCAAAGAACGCCGCCGGGTCGATGACTTTATTGTCTATGGCATGGCGGCGGCGATTGAAGCGGTTGAAGATTCCGGTTGGGCCCCTGAAGGGGAAGAAGACCAGTTTCGTACAGGTGTTCTGATTGGCTCCGGCATCGGTGGTCTTCCTGAAATATCAAGAGGCTCGTTGACCGTTGATTGTGAATCCGGCGGCGGTGTCCGTCGTTTAAGCCCGTTCTTTATTCCGGCCAGTCTGATCAACCTGATTTCCGGCCATGTTTCCATCAAGTACGGTTTCAAAGGCCCCAACCACGCCGTCGTGACGGCCTGTTCGACCGGTGCTCATGCGATCGGTGATGCGGCTCGATTGATCATGTGGGAAGACGCCGACGTGATGATCGCCGGTGGCGCTGAAGCCGCCTGTTGCCGTGTCGGCATGGCCGGGTTTTCGCAATCCAAGGCGCTTTCGACCTTGTTTAATGAAACCCCTGAGCAAGCCTCGCGGCCCTGGGACAAGGACCGGGATGGTTTCGTCATGGGCGAAGGTGCCGGTGTTGTCGTGCTTGAAGAACTGGAACACGCCAAAGCGCGCGGTGCAAAGATTTACGCCGAAGTCGTGGGCTACGGATTAACCGGCGATGCCCATCACATTACCGCGCCGACCCCTGACGGCAACGGCGCGTTCCGCTGCATGACCGCAGCGATGAAGCGTTCAGGGCTTAACCCGGAAGATATCGATTACGTCAATGCCCATGGCACATCGACCATGGCCGATGTTATTGAACTGGCTGCGGTCAAGCGGGCCTTCGGCAATGCGGTGAATGATATTTCCCTGTCCTCGACAAAATCAGCGATTGGTCATCTGCTTGGTGCTGCGGGGGCGGTTGAATCCATATTCTCCATATTGGCGATCAAGAACGGCGTTGTTCCACCGACCCTTAATCTGGATAACCCTGACGAGGGTTGCGATATTGATCTGGTTCCTCATCAGGCCAAGGAACGCACCGTCAGGGCGGCGTTGACAAATTCATTCGGCTTTGGCGGCACCAACGCATCGCTGGTGTTCAAGAGTCTCGATTAG
- a CDS encoding acyl carrier protein has product MSDVADRVKKIVLEHLGVDEAKVAENASFIDDLGADSLDTVELVMAFEEEFGCEIPDDAAEKILTIKDAITFIEANT; this is encoded by the coding sequence ATGAGTGATGTCGCAGATCGCGTAAAGAAGATCGTTCTCGAACACTTGGGTGTTGACGAGGCGAAAGTCGCCGAAAACGCCAGTTTCATTGACGATCTGGGCGCTGACAGCCTGGACACGGTTGAACTGGTGATGGCTTTTGAAGAAGAGTTTGGTTGTGAAATTCCCGACGATGCCGCCGAGAAAATTCTGACGATCAAAGATGCCATTACCTTCATTGAAGCGAACACCTGA
- the fabG gene encoding 3-oxoacyl-[acyl-carrier-protein] reductase has translation MFDLTGKRALVTGASGGIGGAIAKALHAQGAEVALSGTRTEALEALKAELGSKAHATPADLGSPESAATLFADAAEAMGGVDILVNNAGLTRDNLSMRMQDEEFQQVLDVNLNAAFRLSKACLRGMMKNRWGRIVSITSIVGVTGNPGQANYAASKAGLIGMSKSMAQEVASRSITINCLAPGFIETPMTDALGDEQKEKLMAGIPCGRLGNVDDIAAGVVYLSSNEAAYVTGQTLHINGGMAMI, from the coding sequence ATGTTTGATCTAACCGGGAAGCGCGCACTGGTCACCGGCGCATCGGGCGGCATTGGCGGGGCGATTGCCAAAGCGCTACACGCGCAAGGCGCGGAAGTCGCCTTGTCGGGAACCCGAACCGAAGCCCTGGAAGCGCTGAAGGCGGAACTGGGATCAAAAGCCCACGCAACACCTGCTGATCTTGGCTCACCTGAAAGTGCTGCGACGTTGTTTGCTGACGCTGCGGAAGCCATGGGCGGTGTAGATATTCTTGTCAACAATGCCGGTTTGACGCGCGATAATCTGTCCATGCGAATGCAGGACGAAGAATTCCAGCAGGTTCTAGATGTTAATTTGAATGCGGCCTTCAGGCTATCCAAGGCGTGTCTTCGCGGGATGATGAAAAACCGCTGGGGACGAATCGTCTCGATAACATCCATTGTCGGCGTCACCGGAAACCCGGGACAAGCCAATTACGCGGCCTCGAAAGCCGGATTGATTGGGATGTCGAAATCCATGGCCCAGGAAGTCGCCAGTCGTTCCATTACCATCAATTGCCTTGCCCCAGGTTTTATTGAAACACCCATGACGGACGCGCTTGGTGATGAACAAAAGGAAAAACTTATGGCAGGCATTCCCTGTGGTCGTTTGGGCAATGTTGATGACATCGCCGCCGGTGTTGTTTACCTGAGCAGTAACGAAGCCGCTTACGTAACCGGACAGACCCTGCATATCAATGGCGGTATGGCCATGATATGA
- the fabD gene encoding ACP S-malonyltransferase produces the protein MTLAFIFPGQGSQCVGMGQELAASFPAAAQVFEEVDEALGENLSKLMFEGPEDTLTLTENAQPALMAVSLAVMRVLESEGGIDLASPKSRIKFVAGHSLGEYSALAAAGTFSISDAAKLLKTRGRAMQEAVPVGEGAMAALLGLELDAASKVADQASEGDICTAANDNASGQVVISGARAAVERAMEIAKEEGAKRCVLLPVSAPFHCALMAPAAEIMAEALAGVRMKQPAVPLIANVTASDVNDAAEIRRLLVEQVTGMVRWRESVLFMKDKGVESLVEIGVGKVLSGLARRIDRDLSATNVGTPEDVAAFLQNI, from the coding sequence ATGACGCTTGCTTTCATTTTTCCAGGTCAGGGCTCCCAGTGCGTTGGTATGGGCCAGGAGCTGGCCGCATCCTTTCCTGCCGCCGCCCAAGTATTTGAGGAAGTCGACGAGGCGCTTGGAGAAAATCTCTCCAAATTGATGTTTGAAGGTCCCGAAGACACCCTGACCCTGACCGAAAACGCACAACCTGCGTTGATGGCGGTTTCGTTGGCCGTGATGCGTGTACTTGAGAGCGAAGGAGGCATTGATCTGGCGTCGCCGAAGTCCAGGATCAAATTCGTGGCCGGTCATTCCCTTGGTGAATATTCGGCGCTTGCCGCCGCCGGGACGTTTTCGATCAGCGACGCGGCAAAACTGTTAAAGACCCGTGGCCGGGCCATGCAGGAAGCCGTCCCTGTCGGTGAAGGTGCAATGGCTGCGCTTCTAGGCCTTGAACTGGACGCTGCTTCCAAGGTTGCCGATCAGGCCAGTGAAGGTGACATCTGCACCGCCGCCAATGACAACGCCAGCGGCCAGGTGGTCATCAGCGGCGCACGCGCCGCGGTCGAGCGGGCCATGGAGATTGCCAAGGAAGAAGGCGCCAAACGTTGTGTCCTGTTGCCGGTCAGCGCCCCTTTTCATTGCGCGTTGATGGCCCCGGCGGCAGAAATCATGGCAGAGGCCCTTGCCGGTGTCCGTATGAAACAGCCGGCTGTTCCCCTGATTGCCAATGTCACAGCAAGCGATGTTAATGACGCCGCTGAAATCCGTCGCCTGCTTGTCGAACAGGTGACCGGTATGGTGCGCTGGCGCGAAAGTGTCCTGTTCATGAAGGATAAAGGCGTTGAAAGTTTGGTCGAAATTGGTGTTGGTAAAGTCTTGAGCGGCCTTGCCCGGCGTATTGATCGCGACCTGAGCGCCACGAATGTCGGAACGCCCGAAGATGTTGCGGCTTTTTTGCAAAACATTTGA
- the rpsF gene encoding 30S ribosomal protein S6, with protein sequence MAYYECVFIARQDISATQVEGLCETFSKVISDNDGSVVNTENWGLRTLSYRINKNRKAHYVMFNIDAPAPAIHEMERQMRINEDILRYLTIKLDAFEEGPSVMMQSRQRDDRPRRYDNDSNNKPAAAPEATVTEAAAPEAAVAEAAAVETAEPASDGAEA encoded by the coding sequence TTGGCTTATTACGAATGCGTGTTTATTGCACGTCAGGATATTTCCGCGACCCAGGTCGAAGGCCTGTGTGAGACCTTTTCAAAGGTCATCAGCGACAATGACGGCTCAGTCGTCAATACCGAAAATTGGGGTCTGCGCACCCTTTCCTACCGGATCAACAAGAACCGCAAGGCCCACTATGTTATGTTCAACATAGATGCTCCAGCACCAGCCATCCACGAAATGGAACGCCAGATGCGGATCAACGAAGACATCCTTCGTTATTTGACCATCAAGCTTGACGCCTTTGAAGAAGGCCCGTCGGTGATGATGCAGTCGCGTCAGCGTGATGACCGTCCGCGCCGCTATGACAATGATAGCAACAACAAGCCCGCAGCAGCCCCCGAAGCAACCGTAACTGAAGCAGCAGCCCCCGAAGCAGCCGTAGCTGAAGCAGCAGCCGTGGAAACCGCAGAACCCGCAAGTGATGGAGCAGAGGCATGA
- a CDS encoding 30S ribosomal protein S18: MSMTPSDQGNSGGGERRPFFKRRKSCPFSNAKSQKIDYKDIRLLQRYTSERGKIIPSRISAVSAKKQREMAKAIKRARFLALIPYVVK; the protein is encoded by the coding sequence ATGAGCATGACCCCTTCAGATCAAGGCAATAGCGGTGGCGGCGAGCGTCGCCCGTTTTTCAAACGCCGTAAAAGTTGCCCGTTCTCAAACGCCAAGTCGCAGAAGATTGATTACAAGGATATCCGTCTGCTGCAGCGATACACGTCCGAGCGTGGCAAAATTATACCGAGCCGGATTTCCGCCGTTTCAGCCAAGAAACAGCGTGAAATGGCCAAGGCGATCAAGCGTGCGCGCTTCCTCGCTTTGATCCCCTACGTCGTTAAATAA